From Anopheles darlingi chromosome 2, idAnoDarlMG_H_01, whole genome shotgun sequence, the proteins below share one genomic window:
- the LOC125960176 gene encoding ficolin-1-like, translating to MVGFKLELLLIKLEKMEHRLQKMESMQLQLQKIQDKIEEHRTTQEQNHKEMISAIQKLENQVELNLTGTAKRSRNRENVQTALHKLDQDVDNVHNFTRQIMNALPQLQQLNAIMQNQFCVTSTEKGVSTTTEVPQPLTTTTTTPKPKQPPFSSCKDVPSNASGTYLLRVNNDCEPFEVYCEQNAFDGGWIVMQFRFDGSLDFYRDWNEFRDGFGDLNKEFWLGLEKVHQITSGRKHELIVELQDFEGTYKYARYGVFEICNESDQFKLKILGNYNGTAGNAMSFKIGNKFLTKDRDNNVFCAQYLEGAWWHPSWGCTNVNLNGRYTNKIDRKSMTWWDFKINWQGLSYSRMMIRELE from the coding sequence ATGGTGGGATTTAAATTAGAGTTGCTGCTGATTAAGTTGGAGAAGATGGAACATAGATTACAGAAAATGGAGAGCAtgcagttgcagctgcagaagATTCAAGACAAGATCGAGGAACATCGCACCACACAAGAACAGAACCATAAAGAAATGATCTCCGCGATTCAGAAACTTGAAAACCAAGTCGAGCTGAATTTGACCGGAACTGCGAAACGGAGTCGGAACCGCGAGAATGTCCAAACAGCACTTCATAAACTCGATCAAGACGTCGACAACGTGCATAACTTCACTCGGCAGATAATGAATGCATTaccgcagctgcagcaacttAATGCAATTATGCAAAATCAGTTTTGTGTAACATCAACGGAAAAAGGTGTCTCAACGACAACGGAAGTTCCACAGCCCCTGAcgacaactacaacaacaccgaaaccTAAGCAACCTCCGTTTTCCTCGTGCAAAGATGTTCCTTCGAACGCTTCCGGAACATATCTGCTTCGTGTGAATAATGATTGTGAACCATTTGAAGTTTATTGCGAACAGAATGCGTtcgatggtggatggatcgTTATGCAGTTCCGTTTCGACGGATCACTAGACTTTTACCGCGACTGGAATGAGTTCCGCGACGGATTTGGTGATCTGAACAAAGAGTTCTGGTTGGGCCTTGAGAAGGTCCATCAGATAACAAGTGGCCGAAAACACGAACTGATTGTTGAATTGCAAGACTTTGAAGGAACATACAAATATGCGCGGTATGGTGTATTCGAAATATGTAATGAGAGTGATCAATTCAAACTGAAGATTCTTGGAAATTATAACGGAACTGCAGGGAATGCAATGTCCTTTAAAATAGGGAATAAGTTCCTAACCAAAGATCGGGATAATAATGTGTTTTGTGCACAGTATCTCGAAGGTGCATGGTGGCACCCGAGTTGGGGTTGTACTAACGTGAATTTGAACGGGCGATACACGAATAAAATCGATCGTAAATCAATGACTTGGTGGGATTTCAAAATCAACTGGCAAGGATTAAGTTACtcgcgaatgatgatccgagAGTTGGAATAG